A segment of the Patescibacteria group bacterium genome:
TTTTTATTTAATAAAATAATTATCTAATTTTTTTTATGTTTTCAATATCTCTGATATCTATAATTTCTGAAGTTTTCGTCCTAGATATTTTCCCTGCATCAACCACTAAATCCGGCAAACTTGTTTTCCTAAAATATGTTTCAATGTCATCAAGTGATGATAATGGTTTTTGGCCTGAAATATTTAAGCTGGTTGAAACTATAGGCAAATCTACTATCATTAGTATTTTACTAAGAAAATCATTTTTAGGCAAACGAAACGCAAGAGTTCCGTCTTTCAAAGCATTTTTAGGGAGCATATTCGGCCTAGCCTCAAGGATAACAGTGGTTGGTTTATTGGCATTTTTTTTGTTTATTTCTGGACCATTTGTCCTAGCGACCCAGACACTCCTCAAAAATTCATCCTGTTTCTTACTAACTTTAGCATATTTTTTAGTCATACAAAAACTTTTTGTTAATAATATATATGACTTCTGCTCGAATCTGTTTT
Coding sequences within it:
- a CDS encoding L-threonylcarbamoyladenylate synthase, with protein sequence MLRKEIDLDSISKNDIEFISNAFLEGSVIVYPTDTVYGLGCLATDKKAIRKIEKIKNRFEQKSYILLTKSFCMTKKYAKVSKKQDEFLRSVWVARTNGPEINKKNANKPTTVILEARPNMLPKNALKDGTLAFRLPKNDFLSKILMIVDLPIVSTSLNISGQKPLSSLDDIETYFRKTSLPDLVVDAGKISRTKTSEIIDIRDIENIKKIR